A genomic region of Litoribrevibacter albus contains the following coding sequences:
- the cobK gene encoding precorrin-6A reductase, with the protein MSITPLSKVLVLGGTSEGKAMVNRLLDYGVPVVYSIAGLVRTPEFKQSATLCEIIDGGFSSYGGLAEYLNTHSIVGVCDATHPFAKNISATAWKTCSELGIPYWRFQRSEWPKQPKDDWQDFTHWPPLLNSISLGKTVFFSAGQLNDECLQWLLAHPHQQIKHLWRTAVEPKSPLPDNLIAVKAIGPFTFESERQLFTEHKVDVLVTKNSGGEATIAKIQVARELGLPVLMLARPTPVPENVCYDDLNKLAMLIISQLKLNHMMQVH; encoded by the coding sequence ATGAGCATAACGCCTCTCTCTAAAGTGTTGGTTTTAGGCGGCACCTCCGAAGGTAAGGCGATGGTGAATCGCTTACTGGATTACGGGGTTCCTGTGGTGTACAGCATTGCAGGCTTGGTGCGAACTCCAGAGTTTAAACAAAGCGCAACACTGTGTGAGATCATTGATGGTGGCTTTTCATCGTATGGCGGTTTAGCGGAATATCTCAACACCCATTCGATTGTCGGTGTATGCGATGCCACGCATCCCTTTGCAAAAAACATTTCTGCCACGGCCTGGAAGACCTGCTCAGAACTGGGCATTCCATACTGGCGTTTTCAGCGATCGGAATGGCCTAAGCAACCGAAAGACGATTGGCAGGATTTTACCCATTGGCCGCCATTACTTAATTCCATCAGCTTGGGTAAAACCGTATTTTTCTCCGCTGGCCAACTCAACGATGAGTGCTTGCAGTGGCTGTTGGCCCATCCTCATCAGCAGATCAAACATCTATGGCGAACGGCGGTGGAACCTAAATCACCATTGCCGGATAACCTGATTGCCGTGAAAGCCATCGGCCCCTTTACCTTCGAGAGTGAACGTCAGTTGTTTACTGAGCATAAGGTCGATGTTCTAGTGACCAAAAACAGTGGTGGTGAGGCGACCATTGCCAAGATCCAGGTCGCACGAGAACTCGGCTTGCCGGTGTTGATGTTGGCGCGCCCAACCCCCGTGCCTGAAAACGTTTGTTACGACGACTTAAATAAACTGGCAATGTTGATCATTAGCCAGTTAAAACTGAATCACATGATGCAGGTTCACTAA
- a CDS encoding precorrin-8X methylmutase: protein MNFDYQMNPQKIESESFRQIRELTTLDHFSKDQQQVVMRIVHSLGLPHLAEQVRFSENACEAGREALANDCPILCDVEMVKQGITKRMITKAPLCFLNDPSVAEIAKSNGETRTMAALELWRDQLKDSVVIIGNAPTALFRLLEMIDQGADKPALIIGMPVGFVGAAESKQALWDHHQQLGIECITLLGREGGSAVSSATCNALLRCNRGEYY, encoded by the coding sequence ATGAACTTTGACTACCAAATGAACCCGCAGAAGATCGAGTCGGAAAGCTTTCGACAGATCCGAGAACTCACAACACTCGATCACTTCAGCAAAGATCAACAGCAAGTGGTGATGCGTATCGTCCACAGTTTGGGCTTGCCGCATTTGGCTGAACAGGTTCGTTTTAGTGAAAACGCCTGCGAAGCTGGGCGAGAAGCGTTAGCCAATGATTGCCCGATTCTGTGTGATGTGGAAATGGTCAAACAGGGCATTACCAAGCGAATGATTACCAAAGCACCCTTGTGCTTTTTGAATGACCCAAGCGTTGCCGAGATCGCGAAATCTAACGGCGAAACACGTACTATGGCGGCCTTGGAATTGTGGCGAGATCAGCTAAAAGACAGTGTGGTGATCATCGGCAATGCGCCAACGGCGCTATTTCGATTGCTTGAAATGATCGATCAGGGTGCCGACAAACCGGCGTTAATTATCGGTATGCCGGTGGGCTTTGTGGGCGCAGCGGAATCCAAACAAGCGCTGTGGGATCATCATCAACAATTGGGCATTGAATGCATTACTTTGCTCGGGCGTGAAGGCGGCAGTGCTGTGTCGTCCGCCACCTGTAATGCGCTGCTGCGTTGTAACCGAGGTGAGTATTACTGA